In Deltaproteobacteria bacterium, the DNA window TCAGCGATCAGCGATCAGCCGTCAGCCGTCAGCCTAAAAGGGCGAAGTGTAGATTACCTCAGTAGCTGAAAGCTGAGAGCTGACGGCTGACGGCTACTTACTTCTTCGCATCAATCTCATCAAACAGTTCTTTCGCGATACGCAAGCCGTTCACACCGGTCGGCCAGCCGCCGTAATGCGCGAGGTGAATCATGATCTCGTTGATCTTGTCGCGGCTGATGCCAGCATTGAGTGCCCCGCGAAGATGGACTTTCAACTCACGTTCGCGCGCCAGCACTGTCAGTGCAGCGACAGTGATCATCGATCGTTCACGCAGTTCCAAGCCTGGCCGACCCCAAACGTCGCCAAACAAGTTCTCAACCGTGATCTTGAGGAAATCTTCCTGCATTTGTCCGGGCTGCGGTTCACGGCCAAAGAGTTCCTTCATCTTTGCCGCCCCTTTTTGCCAGCGTTCTGATTCTGCCATACGTTACTCCTCCTTTGTTCGAGATGCGCTCGCGAATACTTGCGAGCAATGGACCGGTTGTCTACTATCAGACCTGCTATTCAGGAGTCAAAGCGGAAGGGCAAGTCTAAGGTCCAAAGTCCAAGGTCCAAAGTCGGAAAATGAAGGAGGCTCTGCTTGCGTTCATATGTATGGGGCGCAATTCTGCTAGTCAGCATTCTTGCGATGCTTGGGACATGCGTGCAACCACGGCTATTACAACGAGAGCCTGTACAGAAAGATGAAAACTCTATGGTGAGTGAGATTCGTTCCCGAGACTTAAAGGCGCGACTCGACAAAGGGGATCAGCCTGTTTTGCTTGATGTTCGTGAACCAGAAGAAGTCGCGATTGTACAACTGCCTGGCGCGGTGCATATTCCGATGGGTGAAATTCCTGGGCGCGTGCATGAACTCGATCCTGACAAGGAAATTATTGTGTATTGTCATCATGGCGTGCGCAGCTTACGTGTTGCGCAGTTCCTGGCCCAGCGTGATTTTACCAAAGTGGCAAATCTGGCTGGTGGCATCGACGCGTGGGCGCTTGAGGTCGAGCCGGGAATGGCACGGTACTAATGCGGAATGCGGAATGTAGAATGCGGAATGAGAAATGAAAAAGGAAAAAACTCTCCATGGCTAATACCCAACCTCCAACCCCTAACCCCCAATCTTCAGGGCCGCTCCATGGTATTCGTGTTATCGAGTGCGGTAACATGGTGTCAGCACCCTATGCCGCAAAGTTGATGGCTGATCTCGGAGCGGAGGTCATCAAGATTGAGTCTCCGAGTGGCGATGCGTCGCGTCGGCGTGGACCGTACCCTGGTAACGTTCCACATCCAGAAAAAAGTGGTACCTTTCTGTATCTCAATACCAACAAACTTGGAGTGACACTCAATCTCGAGGCGCCGAAAGGCCAAGAGATTTTTCACCGCTTGGTGAAAGATGCTGACCTGGTGATTCATAACTATCATCCGACCCGTATGGCCTCGGTGGGGATGGATTATGACACCTTGCGTCAGGTGAACCCACGGGTAGTGATGACGTCAATCACGCCGTTTGGACTGACGGGGCCAAACCGCGACCTCCATGCCCAAGAGCTGACCATGTGGAGCGCTGGTGGCATTGTCTACCTTGGTGGGGTGTCCGGTCGTCCTGATATGCCACCACTGAAAACCTTTGGCCATCAAGCGGGCTTCCAAGGCGGAGTGAATGCTGCCAATGGGTCGTTAGCGGCTCTCTTTGGTCGCTTTCGTTCCGGCAAGGGCCAGCATGTTGACGTTTCCGTGCAAGAATGTCTCGTGGCGATTATGGAGAATAACTATATCTCCTGGCCGTATGATCATAGTGTCGCGTCGCGTCTTGGCTTTCGCCTGATCCCGCAAGATGTGTTTCAGTGCCGCGATGGATTCATTTATTTCTTAGCAATTGAAGATCATCAGTGGAAAGGGGCAGTCGAGTTGATGGGCAATCCTGAATGGGCAGCGATGGACATCTTTCAAGATTTCCCGTCGCGCTCAGGTAACTGGGATGTGCTGAAATCACTTCTTGATGAATGGATGGCCGACAAATCCGCGCAGGAAGTCTACCACGCGGCGCAGGCTCGCCGGGTGCCGTTTGCGCCGGTATCGACAATGGGGGATCTGATCAACTCGAAACACCTCAATGCCCGTGGCTTCTTCGTGGAAATTGCTCATCCTCAGACTGGGGAATTGACATATCCTGGAGCGCCCTATCGTTTTTCTGTTACGCCGTGGGCATTGCGTCGACCAGCGCCGTGCCTCGGACAACATAACAGTGAGGTATATGGGCGGCTTGGGTTGTCACAGGGGGAGATGGAGACGCTGAAACAACAAGGAACCATTTAGGCTCTGGGAGCTGGAAAAAACGAAGAGCGATCCTAAACACCAAAGCCTAGAGCCCAGATCCCAAAGCCCTTCAAACGAGGAATTATGTCTGAAAACTTACCATTATCAGGAGTACGAATCGCCGATTTCACCTGGGTGTGGGCTGGACCGTTTGCCACGATGCAATTGGCCCATCTTGGTGCTGAGGTCATTCGCATTGAGTCACAGAATCGCGTCTGTGTCACGCGCCGGATTCCACCGTTCGCCGAAGGGCAACCGGGAGTGAATCGCAGTGGCTACTTCAATCAGTTTAACCAAGGCAAAAAGTCGGTCTCCTTGAACCTGAAAGACCCGCAAGCTTTGGAGATCGCAAAGAAGCTGGTTGCTGCCAGTGACGTTGTCACGGAAAACTTTGCAGCTGGTGTGATGGACAAGATGGGCTTGGGGTACGAAGTTATGCGTAAGATCAAGCCCAATATCATCATGATCTCAATGTCCGGCTACGGTGCGGTTGGACCGGAAAGTCCCTACGTATCGTACGGGCCAGCTCAGGCTCCATTGAGCGGCTTGTCTTCGCTCACGGGGTTTCCTGATTTTCCGCCCATGCATGTTGGCTTCTCGTATGGTGACCCAAACGGCGGCTTGCATGGTTCCTTTGCCGTGCTCGCCGCACTGATGCATCGCGAACGCACGGGCGAAGGACAATATATTGATCTCTCGCAGTTAGAATCTTCCATTGCGGTGATCGGTGAAGGGCTGCTGGCATATACGATGAATGGGGTACCACCGCCGCGTATTGGCAACCGCGATCCGTATGTGTCTCCTCATGGATTGTTCCACTGTCAGGGCGAAGATCGTTGGGTCAGTATTGTTGTCGCTAATGAAGATGAGTGGCAGAAATTTTGTCAGGCCATTGGTCAGCCAGGACTTGCAACGGATTCTCGCTTCTCCTCCCTTGATGCGCGCAAAAAGAACGAAGACGCCCTGGAAGCTCTCGTGACGGCGTGGACTGAGGCCCAAACTGCCGAAGAAGCGACTCGCAAATTGCAGGCGGCTGGGGTTGCTGCCTATCCTGCGGTGACCAACAAGGAGTTAGCGGAAGACCCGCATTTGCAACAGCGAAGATTCTTCGTCGAATTGCCGCATCCAGAGGTCGGCGTGCGCCGGCATGCTGGGGTGCCCTGGGTATTCTCTGACACCCCATGCAATGTGCGAACACCAGCCCCCTGTACTGGACAGGATACCGACGACGTACTGCACCGCGTGTTAGGATATTCAACTGAGGAAATTGCTGCGTTCCGAGCAAAGGGGGCGTTGACCTAAAAAGGCTATAGGCTTCAGGCTTTAGGGAGAAACAAGAGAAAAGAGAACGACGGGGGCCAAATGGAGGCAGGGATCAAGGATGCAGGAAAACGGAAAAAAATAAGCAAACGTTTTCAGGCTGTAGGCCCTTCGACCAGGTTTAGGAGAGGGTTTGGACTTTGGACAAACTC includes these proteins:
- a CDS encoding carboxymuconolactone decarboxylase family protein, which produces MAESERWQKGAAKMKELFGREPQPGQMQEDFLKITVENLFGDVWGRPGLELRERSMITVAALTVLARERELKVHLRGALNAGISRDKINEIMIHLAHYGGWPTGVNGLRIAKELFDEIDAKK
- a CDS encoding sulfurtransferase, which produces MVSEIRSRDLKARLDKGDQPVLLDVREPEEVAIVQLPGAVHIPMGEIPGRVHELDPDKEIIVYCHHGVRSLRVAQFLAQRDFTKVANLAGGIDAWALEVEPGMARY
- a CDS encoding CoA transferase, with the translated sequence MSENLPLSGVRIADFTWVWAGPFATMQLAHLGAEVIRIESQNRVCVTRRIPPFAEGQPGVNRSGYFNQFNQGKKSVSLNLKDPQALEIAKKLVAASDVVTENFAAGVMDKMGLGYEVMRKIKPNIIMISMSGYGAVGPESPYVSYGPAQAPLSGLSSLTGFPDFPPMHVGFSYGDPNGGLHGSFAVLAALMHRERTGEGQYIDLSQLESSIAVIGEGLLAYTMNGVPPPRIGNRDPYVSPHGLFHCQGEDRWVSIVVANEDEWQKFCQAIGQPGLATDSRFSSLDARKKNEDALEALVTAWTEAQTAEEATRKLQAAGVAAYPAVTNKELAEDPHLQQRRFFVELPHPEVGVRRHAGVPWVFSDTPCNVRTPAPCTGQDTDDVLHRVLGYSTEEIAAFRAKGALT
- a CDS encoding CoA transferase yields the protein MANTQPPTPNPQSSGPLHGIRVIECGNMVSAPYAAKLMADLGAEVIKIESPSGDASRRRGPYPGNVPHPEKSGTFLYLNTNKLGVTLNLEAPKGQEIFHRLVKDADLVIHNYHPTRMASVGMDYDTLRQVNPRVVMTSITPFGLTGPNRDLHAQELTMWSAGGIVYLGGVSGRPDMPPLKTFGHQAGFQGGVNAANGSLAALFGRFRSGKGQHVDVSVQECLVAIMENNYISWPYDHSVASRLGFRLIPQDVFQCRDGFIYFLAIEDHQWKGAVELMGNPEWAAMDIFQDFPSRSGNWDVLKSLLDEWMADKSAQEVYHAAQARRVPFAPVSTMGDLINSKHLNARGFFVEIAHPQTGELTYPGAPYRFSVTPWALRRPAPCLGQHNSEVYGRLGLSQGEMETLKQQGTI